From Lucilia cuprina isolate Lc7/37 chromosome 4, ASM2204524v1, whole genome shotgun sequence:
GGCTAAATCACCACagattataaaattgttacattCCTCACGTGGTATGGGAAGTGGATGTTTCTTAATGAAATACACTCCCTTACTTTTCAACTGTGACAGGGGAAATGTGGTGGAGGGTACTAGTTGTGCTGCTTGTGTTAGTATTATTATTAGAACTACTGGTGTGGGGCGATCGAGGAATTCCTTAATTATGCCCTTGTGCTCTTCTACGGTAATGACACGTGTCCATTTTTCTGGTTTTAATTTAAGAGATTTGATGACAAAGGATCCCATTAACTCTAGACGTGGATCGGGACCAGTACCTGCTGCGGCAGCAGCTTCGGCACTAGTCGATGGTTGATCCATTGTAGAACTGtaatgaaaaatgtataaacaaattaaacgcTATAGAAATGATACGGTTTAAATCGAAGTACTGCTATCTAAAACGGTCTACACTAAGGACAGATCGATGCATAAGATCGTAATTTTCTCTATGGTTTCAAAAAAACAGGTGTCTTACCAATGCAAAATCTCATATACAAGACATTGAAATTGTgatttatcaataacataataaCTAGTAATTATTTTATCAACATATAtccgcttttttaaaaaaatatttcattttataaaaattttaaaaattagtacttttttctCGACTCCAACTTTATAGTGTGGGTTATAGAAAGTCCCGCCTATccaatttaaatcaaattccataaaaatctatttgaaagggttaataaaataacatacatatgtatgtatgtaactcTTTGTGCCTACATTTGTATGTTTACATATCTCGTGATCATATGTCtccaaaagaaacaaaacagaaaaaaattaaatcgatAACTAGAAGAACTTCAACTTATTATTACACAATTGTTATCAATTTGTTtgtcagttttatttatttaatataaatacagtCATCCCTAATCAATCAAGGTAAAATgaattataaaataagtttaatacgTCTGCTATATAGtagactgtacactagactagagaagggaatacagactatagactatattatagaccaggctatagactggactatagaacaggctatagactagactaaagacctgactatagattagactacagatcatactatagaccagactatagactagaatttagactagactatagaccacactatagactaggctgtagactagactatagactagactatagactagactatagactagactataaactagaccatagactagactatagactagactatagactagactatagactagactatagactagactatagactagactatagactagactatagactagactatagactagactatagactagactatagactagactatagactagactatagactagactatagactagactatagactagactatagactagactatagactagactatagactagactatagactagactatagactagactatagactagactatagactagactatagactagactatagactagactatagactagactatagactagactatagactagactatagactagactatagactagactatagactagactatagactagactatagactagaccatagactagactatagactagactgtagactagactatagactagactatagactagactatagactagactatagactatcgttcccacgacaatcggttcttcgcaccggaacggctcggagttcaacgaacaacgaccaaggattgtcaacccagccacaccgactttacacgtgtcgctgctacaacaacactagacaagactagactataggctatactatagactagactattatttttaattataacaataaaaaaataataataatttctacaACATCAAAAGAAAATATGGTAGCATGTTTTAAGAGGGATACCTGTACCTTATTAAAACTATCCCTTAtacattaaaaaacttttaattcttttaataaattcctttaaaaacttccattttacaattttgaaatacttaattttaatttttagttttctgtgagttcaaaatcataaaaattttaacactttattttaatttaaaccttTAAGATTATGTCATTACATTCTATAACATTTTTCCACTTATTAACACTTTATTTCCATgaattttaatgtgttttattacatcatttaacaatttatatatttttttaataaaatctcttaagattttcttaattttctatatttttcacaatttttcacataattttttcataattttccttATCGTtacataatttcaattaatatcCTTCCgtagataaaatattttcttactttaCTTATTGTATGTGTCTCCTTACAATGAGTTGTTTTCCGTTTCCGTTGGCCTTTTATATGCAAAAACTATTGTCacgaaagtaaaaaataaacagaacaAAACAGGTCTGTGCAATAAACGAAAAACTATtgtgttatttatttacatttgttatTGTCTTTCACCCcagacaacaaaatattttatcgaTGACACACTGTGTTGTTAGAGACAAGACATCGGTTTACAACACGCAACTTGTAATAAGAACTATAATAACAGGATATATATATCCTTTTTGTatcgaaatttaacaaaataaacaacgagAGCTGTAGGTTTTTGCCAAGCAACGGCAACTCTAGAAGGAAGGTTTGCATTTTACAGAAGCAAGTAAGCAAGAAGGAAGTTACAAGGGAAGGAAGGATATACATATTTGCTTGTTTATAAACTGTTGGTATTTTCACTATGTACTTGTGATCCTTTACTGCAGAGGTGAATGTATATATGTGAGTGTGTATTTTACAATGTATCTGTGTGTAAGAATATGTGTTTAGTtggattttaaaagttttgcgtGTTAAGTAACAATTATTTGTATGTGTAGTTATTTGATTTGGTGTGATTATGTTAagtaaaagtatttgaaaagtGTTTGATATCTTAATTGAATTAGATGAgcatttgaaaaaagttttgcaaaaacaacTTGTTGATTTTCAACTGGAAAAGAAGTCTATAATAGAGAAGTAAttggagtaataaaaataaattacagtTTTGtacatagtttttaaatttgtataaaaaaacgaaGGACATCTGTAATTATTCACAATCTCCATCCACTTGACACAACACTCATTTCCAACGCATAGTCTCACAGTGACTTCGTTGTGGTCTAACTGTTTTCTAGGCAACAGCACCAATCTTATTTATGACCTCGCCGTGCATCAATCTTTCCCGGGAGTTTTGATTTAAAGCACAACCATCACGTGCACTCCTAAGGGATGTCTCCAATAACTGGTGTAAGACTATACCTGGTTATAAGACTCTCTGGTTCGACTCCCAAGTCAATCAATGGACATCTTGAATCATTCATATTATCCATAAAAAGTTTACCTAAACAGACTATGGATCTACAAACTTCTACCATATGATTTCCGACCTTATAGAAAGCTAAGTCGAAAACCTGCCACAATGATACTTTACAACAGGATGAGCTTATTCAACTACTCACCACCAACCACCCCTTTGTGATTCCTATACTCCAGTAGCAATTTTGGTTAATGCTTTCGCCGGTCCATGTATACTCACTTTTCTCAAGTTTTTGAGCTATCTAATGTCTCACTTACAAAGAGCAAACTGTGATAATTCTCTCTCCAATAACTGGTACAAGACTATACCTGGTTATAAGTCAAATTATAAACATCTGTAATCATTCATATTCTCCCTTAAAATTTAACCTAAACAGACTATAGATCCACAAACTTCTACTATATAATTTCCGATCTTATAGAATCTGAGTCGAAAATCTGCCGTcttggccttatttcacggtttTACTTTACAACAAGGTGAGCTTATTCGATAATTTACCATCAACCACCTCTTTGTGCTTTTTACACGACGGTAGTAATCGGTtttgccggtccatgtacaagcactttgcttaGTACACTTCTCATTCATTCGACACACTCACTTATTAATGTATCCGACTCACTCTTTTTAAGTTTAAGGATAGATAAGGCCCGCATTCATCTCGTATCATATATACTTGATACCCACTCATTTTCAAACATTAGTCTTTGTTCTATGCGGGGTGTTTGATTTCTGGGCAACAGCACCGATATTATCCTCACTTAAAGACGTGCATCAATCTTTCCTGCGGGTTTGGATTTAAAACACATCCACCACATGCACTCCAAAAAGATCTCTCCAATAAGCGGTATAAGACTTATACGTAGTTATAAGACTCTCTGGTTCGACTCCAAGTCAAAAAATTTCCAGTAAAGACCGAACTCTTTTCCTCCGAATTGCAAAAACACTTAAATGAAAGTGAAGTATATAAGTATTTCCTCATATATAGTGGtatcgatttagccatgtctatctgtctgtatgtccattgaaatcaattttcagaAGGCACTGGATACCAGTGTTATCCGAATTTTCAAGTATCTGTAACAGTACTGAACTTATAGACTTCGCAATGCGTCAATATATCTCGCGAGTTTGGGTGTAAAGCACAGCCACTACATTCACTCCGAAGGGACTATTACAATATCCAGTACAAGAGTAAGTCCGAAAATCTATCCTGTTTGCTACCGATTTTCATAGTTAAAACACTCCCTGGTTCTACTCCATGCCAAATTGTTCCAAGTAAAAACtgaggatacatttgatcataACCAGTTTATAGCCCCGGCAGAATGAAATTATTGCAAGGACCTCTTTTTccccggattgcaataacaccttAATTGGAAAGATCATCAAGGTAACTTGCCTCTAAATTGAGGAGTGATCGTGAGAAGAGTAAATAaacaatctctgaaaatttcatcataaaATCAGTATTGAAAGCAAGAACCTTATTCGGGGCatacgattgtatgggggctaggtgaaataatgggttGATTTCAATCATTTTGATTGGACTTCGTTCTTATCGACATCATCATTTCTCGCAAAATatttttcgttcactaacttttttgtcgtgaaaaaaatcctctgttgtgaaatttgttgacggaattttgtaaacattaaacagctgttctatacaaaattaactattgtgaatgaatagcCATTTTCCCTTCTAgggaaatgaaattttcaaggtGAATAAAATACATTCAATAGTCTGAAACACTTTATAAATATGACTTTTATTCAACCTGAGGTTTAATGGACTTGGATTAACGATAATTTAAgaacaattaagaaaaatatatagggGTCCACGAAATTAAATAAACTCCTAAAATAGTCCCCGAAGTAAAAAACGGTAATGGTAGAGATCTTACAAAAGACCCGAAAGAATAAATGTAGATTATCTACCTAtactaataagaaaattgtgaTCAGTTAATTATCGAGTGTATTTTTTTACgatttattaacgattttattaATTCAGATAACGGCAATGCGTATGTGACCCAGATATGTTCATATTTATAGTAATTACTTGTTTGTCAATTGTGTATTTGTTGTCATAACGTTTTTCATTCAACAAGTttgtaaacatttcaaaaaaatattcatttaaattcatcgctattattatttacattaattcAACAAGTGCCTTACAAGTTTTTCACACAAATAAAGTGCAACAGTTATTTGTttatcaaaaacatttaaaagcttACTTTTTCCAGTAAACATGTTGCTTAGATACATTATTGCAATTCAACAAGTTGTTCATCTAAAAACAAACATTGCAATATGTTGCTAAGCAACTCTAATGTTTGTAAACAACTGTGACTATGAACATGAACTTTGTTGCATTGCATATGTAAATgtagattttataataaaagtatataaaagaaataattgctTGATAAACAATTCGTGACatgcaaattaataatttaaatgttattcacCTTTTTGGTCTGCAACAAATTAAACACGTgaaaaatacaacttttataGATGAACACAGGTGAAGAAGTGCAACAAGTGGTTTTTGTGGGTCGGTCtaaataatgcatttttttattagataaacaaatttgtcataatattttaaaaatccatttataaCGGGATATATTATATAAGAAAGAGTTTAAGAACTGGAAACTCgtcaataaaaaacattaaaagaagAAGTAGTTCcacttttaaatgttaaaataaaactcattcattccctttaaacaattttaaaaagcgcaaatattttaaagaaattatatataaaacttatttgattTATTACGTTTAAACTGCAAAACTTGTATACAAATTTAGCATCATATTAACACAGTTTAGATAAAAAACTAACCAATTACAAATTccaatattttacattaatatttatacGCGAAACCACAAGCGATTGTGGCATATTGAATATGTCATTCCATATGTAACACATCGTAAAAGAAGCAAAGAAATAATatggatagataaatagatagatagatagatagatagatagatagatagatagatagatagatagatagatagatagatagatagatagatagatagatagatagatagatagatagatagatagatagatagatagatagatagatagatagatagatagatagatagatagatagatagatagatagatagatagatagatagatagatagatagatagatagatacatacatacatacatacatacatacatagagttagttagttagttatttattagttagttattagttagttagtccaACAAATGTGGCTGTTCCGAGAATCGAACAGGCGACCTCCGGTCCCCCGGCtataataattcatttatttttttcaaatgttaacGACTTTTGCCAAGCCAATATTTAGGACCCAACTACAGTGACCTATGCCATACACATTTTTAAGCCtttcaaaattcatttacaatTTACTGCACTCtttctaattttcttttataatcatttttaaGATTTCTGCATTTTAATTGAATTCATTTATCACAAACCACAAATCATTATTATACATTACATAAAAGTGCGATCAAGAAAATCACTCAACCATTATTTCCACAAATATTACCACGACTCCACTAAGTAGCcaacgaagaaaaaaaatagtctATAATAAAATCGCTTGCGTTCAGGTAAAATTTTCAAGTTCACTTATAGATTTCCTACGGTTAACATGTATAAGGCGCCGTCATCATTGCTGgtcttaataattttattggaTTTTATCATACAAGCCATTATTGTGGAAAGAAATTTGCATTCGTATTATCGTCTGCCCACCACCACCGTTAAAACGAGCAACGACAGTGAGGAATACTATATATTACAATGTCCTTTTAAGTCATCTTTGAATATACCAAAGCCACAGGATATGCCGGTATGTATAATTGTGGGAAGACACAGTGAAAATGAGGAAAAACAAAAGGAGTTGATAAAAGCTAAACCTCGTACAAATCTTAATACCCAAGTGGATTATCGTTATCTAAAGCCTCCGAAATTGTTGAAAGTGGTAACAATGAAAAATGGTAAACCATATACTATGTATCTAAAACCGATTAACAAGAAGTTGGAGACCTATAAAAGACCTAAAACCGAGATCAAAGAGATGTATAAAGCCACCAATATCAAATTATTGCTGCCAAATCCCAGAATGTTATTAAACCAATCAACTATTTTATATCCTGTACCCATGGTacagaaaatgttaataaacgATTCGGTAGCCTTGAGTTCCACTAATGAGCCTCAGAAATTAACTCAAACACTGCAGCCACCACCGTCTGAGATGGAAACTGATTTTGTAGACGACCCTTTGGATGAGGAAGACACTCAAGCAAGTCTTTTGAAATACCTGGGCGTTCAAGATACTTTAAAACAATTACAGCTATCACAAAAACTACCCCGTCCTAAGGCCACAAATCAAACTGTCTTTAAAGGAGAAAAGTTTTTTGCTGATttaaagaattacaaaaaaggATATCGTACTAAAGGTTATCAGAATATGTATCATCGTGATGAAATTTATCAAGATCATATATTCTATGATGATCTTCAGCAAATGGGAAATTATCGGattaaagaaaaagtacaaGAAAAAGAACCGTGAAAAGATAAATTAACGATATACAAAATCGGAGGAAATATATATAGAGTATAactaatataagaaaatattaagtgTATCCAGATGTAGAGTCAATTTAGGATAAAATCTAATCAtaactttgtttagttttataatttacaaactATTTTAGTTCTTGTGACGATCCTTAATGGGTCTGAACGTTTTATAGTCGGTTATGGCCGACCACATGATACCTTACACCAGTtagaatgttaaaaatgtggattatttttaaaataattaagcatttattttgttttttaactttattccgaaatatttttatttaatatcgtTAAAAAAGACACTTTCTAtcagagggctcataggggaatAGGGgtaaatataggccgatccttataaatgttggtagaggaatttatgTCTGCTTCAAAgtaatttatatagaatttaatcttcttattagtgtttatttgtaaattttgaccttgaagtcattttctgaactGGATTTTCTATGGGGGCTGGAGTCAAATTAGTACAGAACATTActaaaatcggtagtgtcatttaaagttttataaaactaaattttgccgAATTTTGTTGActtaatagaatattttaccGTACGCCTCGAAcggagcccaaaggccctattcgggggagtacgattgtatggggggatttcaaccattttcaatagcattcatccttggaccaaaagaaactaaattttgcagatttttgttgacatttcgTTGAAACTTTTAACCGTAGCCCCCGAATAGACctccctatttggggggtacgagGTATTtctaccattttcaataacgttcgtccttggaccaaaagaagagtatgtgccaaatttcatcaaatttttacatggacacacagacagacggacatagctaaatcgacattAAGGTGGGTGAAGAACCTGCCtgtagtggtgtagagtataattgaagtgacggacataactaaatcgactcagaaagtgattcgcagccgactggtatactttaaggtggatgtagGACCAATAATTTTGGTTGTTACAATCATCAGCACAATAGTGGGTACAATTAAAGTGGGGCATTGGCCTCAGTATATATCATAAATCATTCCAATTTCTAATCGTTATAGTATATTATAACCAGTATAgctaattttttatgatttttaaaattaatattattatatttaagtagtacttattaaattgtttgaataattttatttaaaggccTCTTAATGATcgaactaaatttaataaattctaattttaacatttatattttaataacactaactaactaacttataaAACAATAAGTATTAGACgtctaattaaaaaatatttattccaaGTTTACTCTTGATCGCTTTTACTTTCCCTGAAGTGAAAT
This genomic window contains:
- the LOC111678490 gene encoding uncharacterized protein LOC111678490, producing the protein MYKAPSSLLVLIILLDFIIQAIIVERNLHSYYRLPTTTVKTSNDSEEYYILQCPFKSSLNIPKPQDMPVCIIVGRHSENEEKQKELIKAKPRTNLNTQVDYRYLKPPKLLKVVTMKNGKPYTMYLKPINKKLETYKRPKTEIKEMYKATNIKLLLPNPRMLLNQSTILYPVPMVQKMLINDSVALSSTNEPQKLTQTLQPPPSEMETDFVDDPLDEEDTQASLLKYLGVQDTLKQLQLSQKLPRPKATNQTVFKGEKFFADLKNYKKGYRTKGYQNMYHRDEIYQDHIFYDDLQQMGNYRIKEKVQEKEP